From Pseudomonas sp. StFLB209, a single genomic window includes:
- a CDS encoding flavin reductase family protein gives MSDAIYSYEPAKGHGLPHDPFNAIVGPRPIGWISSQDAQGVLNLAPYSFFNAFNYTPPIIGFSSVGRKDSLNNIEQTGEFVWNLATRSLAEAMNQSCAAVPAEVDEFRLAGLTPLPSQVISTPRVKETPVSFECKVTQIIQLKRADQEPVPSWLILGEVVAVHIATWLLKDGIYDTAAAEPILRGGGPADYFQLGPEALFKMHRPVV, from the coding sequence ATGTCAGACGCGATTTACTCTTACGAACCCGCTAAAGGCCATGGCCTGCCGCACGACCCGTTCAACGCCATCGTCGGCCCTCGGCCCATCGGCTGGATTTCTTCTCAGGATGCCCAGGGGGTTCTGAACCTGGCGCCATACAGCTTCTTCAATGCCTTCAACTACACTCCGCCGATCATCGGCTTCAGCAGCGTGGGCCGCAAAGACAGCCTGAACAACATCGAGCAGACCGGTGAGTTCGTCTGGAATCTGGCCACACGCTCGCTGGCCGAGGCCATGAACCAGAGCTGCGCGGCAGTACCGGCCGAGGTCGACGAATTTCGTCTCGCCGGCCTGACGCCCCTGCCTTCACAGGTGATCTCGACGCCCAGAGTCAAAGAGACGCCGGTGTCATTCGAATGCAAGGTGACACAAATCATCCAGCTCAAACGTGCAGATCAGGAACCGGTGCCCAGTTGGCTGATTCTCGGCGAGGTGGTGGCCGTCCATATCGCCACCTGGCTACTCAAGGACGGTATTTATGACACGGCTGCCGCCGAGCCGATTCTGCGAGGCGGTGGACCGGCGGACTACTTCCAACTGGGCCCTGAAGCGTTGTTCAAGATGCACCGCCCGGTGGTCTGA
- a CDS encoding sigma-54-dependent transcriptional regulator, whose amino-acid sequence MSLNSVIVVDDEAAIRQAIEPWLTLSGFEVRLHPRGEECLAQLPEHFPGVVLSDVRMPGMDGLELLSRLRAIDKDLPVILLTGHGDVPMAVEAMRNGAYDFLEKPFSPQALLDTLRRALEKRQLVLENRRLHGQADARAQLEATLLGVSPGLQTLRRQVLELADMPVNVLIRGETGSGKELVARCLHDFGSRAAQPFVALNCAAIPEHLFEAELFGHESGAFTGAQGKRIGRLEYAHGGTLFLDEIESMPLAQQAKLLRVLQDRQLQRLGSNQNIAVDVRIIAATKPDLLEEARAGRFREDLAYRLNVAELRLPPLRERREDIALLFNHFAQSAAERLSRPAPQLSGQQLGNLLSHDWPGNVRELANAAERETLGLNPQPSEAVAQSLADQQEAFEAQCLRAALSRHKGDIKAVLNELQLPRRTLNEKMQRHGLVRDMFL is encoded by the coding sequence ATGAGTCTCAACTCAGTGATTGTCGTGGATGATGAAGCCGCGATTCGCCAGGCCATCGAGCCCTGGTTGACGCTTTCAGGATTTGAAGTGCGCCTGCACCCACGCGGCGAAGAATGCCTGGCCCAGTTACCGGAACACTTTCCAGGTGTGGTGCTCAGCGATGTGCGCATGCCCGGCATGGACGGCCTTGAGTTGTTGTCACGCCTGCGCGCGATAGACAAGGACTTGCCAGTGATTCTGCTCACTGGCCACGGTGATGTCCCCATGGCGGTGGAAGCCATGCGTAACGGCGCCTACGATTTTCTGGAAAAGCCCTTCAGCCCTCAGGCCTTGCTCGACACCCTGCGCCGCGCGTTGGAAAAACGCCAACTGGTCCTCGAAAATCGCCGCCTGCACGGACAGGCCGACGCCCGGGCTCAGCTTGAAGCCACGCTGCTGGGCGTTTCGCCAGGGCTGCAGACGTTGCGCCGCCAAGTGCTGGAACTGGCCGACATGCCGGTCAATGTGCTGATCCGTGGCGAAACAGGCAGCGGCAAGGAACTGGTCGCCCGCTGCCTGCACGACTTTGGCTCGCGGGCAGCTCAACCATTCGTCGCTCTGAACTGCGCTGCCATTCCGGAGCACCTGTTCGAGGCCGAACTGTTCGGCCACGAAAGCGGTGCATTTACCGGCGCCCAGGGTAAACGCATAGGCCGCCTCGAATATGCCCATGGCGGTACGCTGTTTCTCGATGAGATCGAAAGCATGCCGCTGGCGCAACAAGCCAAGTTGCTGCGGGTTCTGCAAGACCGACAACTGCAACGTCTGGGCTCGAACCAGAACATTGCCGTGGATGTGCGGATCATCGCCGCAACCAAGCCAGACTTGCTTGAAGAGGCACGGGCCGGACGTTTTCGCGAGGACCTGGCCTATCGCCTGAACGTCGCCGAGCTGCGCCTGCCGCCCTTGCGTGAACGCCGCGAAGACATCGCCCTGTTGTTCAATCATTTCGCCCAGAGCGCAGCCGAACGGCTGAGCCGCCCGGCACCGCAACTCAGCGGCCAGCAGCTTGGTAACCTGCTCAGCCACGACTGGCCAGGCAATGTCCGCGAACTGGCCAACGCCGCCGAGCGCGAAACGCTGGGGCTCAATCCACAACCAAGCGAAGCGGTAGCACAATCGCTTGCCGACCAGCAGGAGGCCTTTGAGGCCCAGTGCCTGCGTGCTGCCTTGAGCCGGCATAAAGGCGACATCAAGGCGGTGCTCAATGAACTACAACTGCCGCGGCGTACTCTGAACGAGAAGATGCAGAGGCATGGGCTGGTGCGCGATATGTTTCTTTAA
- a CDS encoding ATP-binding protein, which translates to MTSTQRTLRLLTYVLIIVSGAVLCAGLAMHQAQQHVLSEEARRANLQLSLYANTLHTLIERYRALPAVLALDSEIRAAVSGPLSEQAQAELNRKLESINGAAHSSTLELMDRHGVAVGASNWRTPQSYVGNNYGFRPYFSQARAKGVGRFYAVGVTTGIPGYFLSNAVLDDHGEFIGAMVVKLEFPSLEREWALNTTDLLMVSDTKGIAFLANQPEWRYRELLPISVEDRAELLSTRQYDKKPLSPLRSRVLQRFGPNSHLSRVEAPSGTADYLWQSMSLPDENWTLHLLRKPEAANEDVRNAALAAAGLWLTLVFLCLFLSQRWRMARLRERSRDELEQLVQERTRDLRTAQEGLVQSTKLAALGQMSAALAHEINQPLTAQRMQLATLRLLLDQGRIEDANQALALLDQQLTRMAALTGHLKTFARKSPDGLRERLDLAHVVDQALLLLDTRLREEQIECVLHLARPAWVRGDAIRLEQVLINLLRNALDAMRERPRKRLEVKIEAVGEQWQLSVTDTGTGIDSAHLSSLFDPFFTTKPVGDGLGLGLAVSYAIIHSLGGQLSARNVAGGAMFSFSLPNDFLESEP; encoded by the coding sequence ATGACCTCTACCCAGCGTACCCTGCGCCTGCTCACCTATGTTCTGATCATCGTCAGCGGCGCGGTGCTGTGCGCGGGGCTGGCAATGCACCAGGCGCAGCAGCATGTTTTGAGCGAAGAGGCCCGCCGCGCCAACCTGCAACTGTCGTTGTACGCCAATACCCTGCACACGCTGATCGAGCGCTATCGCGCCCTGCCGGCGGTACTGGCGCTGGACAGCGAGATCCGGGCAGCCGTCAGTGGTCCGCTCAGCGAGCAGGCGCAAGCCGAACTCAACCGCAAGCTGGAAAGCATCAACGGCGCCGCCCACTCATCGACACTTGAACTGATGGACCGCCATGGCGTTGCAGTGGGCGCCAGTAACTGGCGCACGCCACAGAGCTACGTCGGCAACAACTACGGCTTTCGTCCGTACTTTTCACAAGCCCGCGCCAAAGGCGTGGGCCGTTTCTATGCCGTTGGTGTGACCACCGGCATTCCGGGTTACTTCCTGTCCAACGCGGTGCTCGACGACCACGGCGAATTCATTGGCGCCATGGTGGTCAAGCTGGAGTTCCCGAGTCTGGAACGCGAATGGGCACTCAATACCACTGACCTGTTGATGGTCAGCGACACCAAAGGCATTGCGTTTCTGGCCAACCAGCCTGAATGGCGCTACCGCGAGCTGCTGCCGATTTCTGTCGAAGACCGCGCCGAATTGCTCAGCACCCGTCAGTACGACAAAAAACCCTTGTCGCCACTGCGCAGCCGCGTGTTGCAGCGCTTCGGCCCCAATAGCCACCTGAGCCGGGTCGAAGCACCATCAGGTACGGCCGATTATCTCTGGCAGTCCATGAGCCTGCCGGATGAAAACTGGACCCTGCACCTGCTGCGCAAGCCTGAAGCCGCCAATGAAGATGTGCGCAATGCCGCACTGGCCGCCGCCGGGCTGTGGCTGACGCTGGTGTTCCTGTGCCTGTTCCTCTCCCAGCGCTGGCGCATGGCACGCCTGCGTGAGCGTAGCCGCGATGAACTGGAGCAGCTGGTGCAAGAGCGTACCCGTGACCTGCGCACGGCCCAGGAAGGTCTTGTGCAATCGACCAAGCTCGCCGCACTGGGGCAGATGTCGGCGGCGTTGGCCCACGAAATCAACCAGCCGCTGACCGCCCAGCGCATGCAACTGGCAACGTTGCGCCTGCTGCTTGACCAGGGTCGTATCGAGGATGCCAATCAGGCGCTGGCGCTGCTCGATCAGCAACTGACCCGTATGGCCGCCTTGACCGGGCACTTGAAAACCTTTGCCCGCAAAAGCCCGGACGGGCTACGCGAACGCCTGGACCTGGCCCATGTGGTCGATCAGGCACTGCTGCTGCTCGACACCCGCCTGCGCGAAGAACAGATCGAATGCGTCCTGCATCTGGCTCGACCGGCCTGGGTACGCGGCGATGCCATTCGCCTCGAGCAAGTGTTGATCAACCTGCTACGCAACGCGCTCGATGCCATGCGCGAGCGGCCACGCAAGCGCCTGGAAGTAAAGATCGAAGCGGTCGGTGAGCAATGGCAACTGAGTGTGACCGACACCGGGACCGGGATCGACAGCGCGCACCTGTCCAGCCTGTTCGATCCGTTTTTCACGACCAAGCCTGTCGGTGACGGCCTGGGTCTGGGTCTGGCGGTGTCTTACGCCATTATTCACAGCCTGGGCGGGCAGCTGAGCGCGCGCAATGTCGCTGGCGGTGCCATGTTCAGTTTCAGCCTGCCCAATGACTTTCTGGAGTCGGAGCCATGA
- a CDS encoding MDR family MFS transporter → MTCPSPSTPATTPGIRSILFALMLAIFLSALDQTIVAVSLPAISSQLHDVELLAWVISGYLVAMTVAVPIYGKLGDLYGRRRLMLTGLALFTLASLFCALAQNMEQLVLARVLQGIGAGGMVSVSQAIIGDIIPPRERGRYQGYFSSMYALASVAGPVLGGLMTEYLSWRWVFLINLPLGIAAWLVARRTLRGLPTPQRKPVIDYLGSMLMIIGLSALLLGITQIGQGHALNDRPVQWLLGIALLSLALFIAYERKAIEPVLPMHLFASRSAVLCWITVFFASFQSISLSVLMPLRYQTLTGSGADSAALHLLPLAMGMPLGAYCAGRHTSLSGRYKPLIVSGALLMPLTIMGMAFSAPQDVLLTSLFMILTGIATGMQFPTSLVGSQNAVQAKDIGVATSTSNLFRSLGGALGVALMSALLLAMLQDTGIGHMGAGSLGGEGQSGNALLDSLNASSGPALEALRAELAVTFRQLLMVSAAIALLGLAAALAMPNQMLRGRE, encoded by the coding sequence GTGACCTGCCCTAGCCCATCGACACCCGCAACCACGCCGGGAATTCGCAGCATTCTGTTCGCCCTGATGCTGGCGATCTTTCTCAGTGCGCTGGATCAAACCATCGTTGCCGTTTCGTTGCCTGCCATTTCCAGCCAATTGCACGATGTCGAGCTACTGGCCTGGGTGATCTCGGGTTATCTGGTGGCCATGACCGTAGCCGTGCCGATCTACGGCAAGCTGGGCGACCTCTATGGGCGCAGGCGCCTGATGCTTACCGGCCTTGCGCTGTTCACCCTCGCCTCGTTGTTTTGCGCACTGGCGCAAAATATGGAACAACTGGTTCTGGCCCGGGTGCTGCAAGGTATAGGCGCCGGCGGCATGGTATCGGTCAGTCAGGCAATCATCGGTGACATAATCCCGCCTCGTGAACGCGGCCGTTATCAGGGTTATTTCAGCAGTATGTACGCCTTGGCCAGCGTCGCAGGCCCGGTATTGGGCGGGCTGATGACTGAGTATCTGTCGTGGCGCTGGGTGTTTCTCATCAACCTGCCGCTGGGCATCGCCGCCTGGCTGGTCGCCCGGCGCACCCTCAGGGGTCTGCCAACACCGCAGCGCAAACCGGTGATCGATTATCTGGGCAGCATGTTGATGATCATCGGCCTCAGCGCGCTGTTACTGGGCATCACCCAGATCGGCCAGGGCCATGCGTTGAACGACCGCCCGGTGCAGTGGTTGCTCGGCATAGCCTTGCTGAGCCTGGCGCTGTTCATTGCTTACGAACGCAAAGCCATCGAGCCGGTGCTGCCGATGCATCTGTTCGCCAGCCGCAGCGCAGTGCTGTGCTGGATCACCGTATTTTTTGCCAGTTTCCAGTCGATCTCCCTCAGCGTCCTGATGCCGCTGCGCTATCAGACGCTGACCGGTTCAGGCGCCGACAGCGCAGCGCTGCATTTGCTGCCGCTGGCCATGGGCATGCCGTTGGGCGCCTACTGTGCCGGGCGTCATACCTCCTTGAGCGGCCGCTACAAACCGCTGATTGTCAGTGGCGCCTTGCTGATGCCACTGACGATCATGGGCATGGCCTTCAGTGCACCGCAGGATGTACTGCTGACCAGCCTGTTCATGATCCTGACCGGCATCGCCACCGGCATGCAGTTCCCCACCTCGCTGGTGGGTAGCCAGAACGCCGTGCAGGCCAAGGATATCGGGGTGGCGACCAGCACCAGCAACCTGTTCCGCTCGTTGGGCGGGGCGCTGGGCGTGGCATTGATGTCGGCACTGCTGCTGGCCATGCTGCAGGATACCGGGATCGGACATATGGGGGCTGGCAGCCTGGGTGGCGAGGGACAGTCGGGTAATGCCCTGCTCGACAGCCTTAACGCCAGTAGCGGGCCGGCCCTTGAAGCTTTGCGGGCCGAGCTGGCGGTGACCTTCCGGCAGTTGCTGATGGTCAGTGCGGCAATCGCCCTGCTGGGCCTGGCCGCCGCACTGGCCATGCCCAATCAGATGCTGCGTGGCCGCGAATGA
- a CDS encoding MFS transporter, with protein sequence MALPNSLSESAGTSASEKTTSSRLKSIFSGSVGNMVEWYDWYVYAAFSLYFAKAFFPAGDTTAQLLNTAAIFAVGFLMRPIGGWLMGLYADRKGRKAALMASVILMCFGSLVIALTPSYETIGIGAPILLIIARLLQGLSVGGEYGTSATYLSEMATKERRGFFSSFQYVTLISGQLIALAVLIVLQQTLTEEQLYSWGWRIPFIIGALCAVVALYLRRGMEETESFTKAKKQEPKESLMRTLMRHPKELATVVGLTMGGTLAFYTYTTYMQKYLANTVGMSKSDSTMISAATLFLFMCLQPLVGALSDKIGRRPILIAFGVLGTLCTVPILTTLQTIQTWWGAFFLIMGALIIVSGYTSINAVVKAELFPAEIRALGVGLPYALTVSLFGGTAEFIALWFKSIGMESGYYWYVTACISCSLLVYIFMKDTRKHSRIETD encoded by the coding sequence ATGGCCCTCCCCAACTCCCTCTCAGAGTCGGCTGGCACCTCTGCCTCCGAAAAAACCACCTCCTCGCGCCTGAAGTCGATTTTCAGTGGTTCAGTAGGCAACATGGTCGAATGGTACGACTGGTATGTCTATGCGGCCTTTTCGCTGTATTTTGCCAAGGCTTTTTTCCCTGCTGGCGACACGACCGCACAGTTGCTCAACACCGCCGCGATCTTCGCCGTAGGCTTCCTGATGCGCCCGATCGGCGGTTGGCTGATGGGCCTCTACGCTGACCGCAAAGGCCGCAAGGCCGCACTGATGGCCTCGGTCATCCTGATGTGCTTCGGCTCACTGGTCATTGCCCTGACCCCAAGTTATGAAACCATCGGCATCGGTGCGCCGATCCTGTTGATCATCGCCCGTCTGCTTCAAGGCCTGTCGGTCGGGGGCGAGTACGGCACCTCGGCCACCTACCTCAGCGAGATGGCGACCAAGGAGCGTCGCGGATTCTTCTCCAGCTTCCAGTATGTGACCCTGATTTCCGGCCAGCTCATCGCCCTGGCTGTATTGATCGTTCTGCAACAGACGCTGACCGAGGAACAGCTGTACTCCTGGGGCTGGCGTATTCCGTTCATCATCGGTGCCCTGTGTGCGGTGGTAGCTCTGTACCTGCGTCGCGGCATGGAAGAAACCGAGTCGTTCACCAAGGCGAAGAAACAGGAACCCAAGGAAAGCCTGATGCGCACCCTGATGCGTCATCCCAAAGAGCTGGCGACCGTGGTCGGCCTGACCATGGGCGGCACCCTGGCGTTCTACACCTACACCACCTACATGCAGAAGTACCTGGCCAACACCGTAGGCATGAGCAAAAGCGACTCGACCATGATCTCGGCCGCGACGCTGTTCCTGTTCATGTGTCTGCAGCCGCTGGTCGGCGCGCTGTCCGACAAGATCGGCCGCCGTCCAATCCTGATCGCCTTCGGCGTACTGGGGACTCTGTGCACCGTACCCATCCTCACCACTCTGCAGACCATCCAGACCTGGTGGGGCGCGTTCTTCCTGATCATGGGCGCACTGATCATCGTCAGTGGCTATACCTCGATCAATGCCGTGGTCAAGGCTGAGCTGTTCCCTGCCGAAATCCGTGCCCTGGGTGTCGGCCTGCCTTACGCCCTGACCGTCTCGCTGTTTGGCGGCACTGCCGAATTCATCGCCCTGTGGTTCAAGAGCATCGGTATGGAAAGCGGCTACTACTGGTACGTCACGGCGTGTATTTCCTGCTCGCTGCTGGTGTACATCTTTATGAAGGACACCCGTAAGCACTCGCGGATCGAGACCGACTGA
- a CDS encoding hybrid sensor histidine kinase/response regulator, which yields MANASAGRFIREHDWSASTLGPKEHWPPALPASLNLILCSPQPMLLFWGAQHLLLANDAGCALLGLTAQQALGHPAAALPQLPWGNLEPLIAQSLTGQASRCELLQIHSPVPGCWSLSCSPIADDDGQVLGAFCVVHDVTAQRQAQTRLQEELAFSQRVLASLNDCIKLMDLDGRLSYMNEGGQRLMEVSDFNAIRGCPWPDFWEGQGQADVHRAISTARNGQSSSFSGLARTMGGSEKWWHVQVSPVFGRDGKPEKILSVSRDMTPLYEAEEALRTLNESLEQQVQERTREHDRIWRLSTDLMLVARFDGTIHALNPAWNTALNWSPEQLLGSDFMTLVHPEDQPGTREAMAQLMSGQSISDFKNRYRRADGAYRTIAWTAVPDQQFIHAVGRDIQNQEEAGEALRISEEALRQAQKLEAIGQLTGGVAHDFNNLLTIIKSCTDLLKSSQLSPAKRVKYVQAISSTVDRAARLTGQLLAFARRQALQPEVFDINECVSRIGEMMDTLTGSRIQVSIELPAEPCYIYADQSQFDTALVNMVVNARDAMAGVGQLTIQVERLHARTDSPLPDLAEGDYVTITLTDTGAGIAADQLSLIFEPFYTTKAAGQGTGLGLSQVFGFAKQSGGEVVVDSELGHGSRFTLYLPSARQAPQPRPRQPATVTAGESGLQVLMVEDNPEIGTYTSAMLEQSGFKVLWVPGAREALQELKNRPEHFHVVFSDIAMPGMSGLELCAQIHRQWPDLPVILTTGYSTEFVDVSHEQAERFDLLPKPYRVEELSARLHSCVQRHRR from the coding sequence ATGGCGAATGCATCTGCCGGACGTTTTATCCGCGAACATGACTGGAGCGCCAGTACGCTGGGGCCAAAGGAACACTGGCCGCCTGCCTTGCCCGCCAGCCTGAACCTGATCCTCTGCTCGCCACAACCGATGCTGCTGTTCTGGGGCGCACAGCATCTGCTGCTGGCCAATGATGCTGGCTGCGCGCTGCTGGGCCTGACCGCGCAACAGGCCCTGGGTCATCCCGCCGCAGCGCTGCCCCAACTGCCGTGGGGCAACCTCGAACCGCTCATTGCCCAGAGCCTGACTGGCCAGGCCAGCCGTTGCGAATTGCTGCAGATCCACTCCCCCGTACCCGGTTGCTGGTCACTGTCCTGCTCGCCAATTGCCGATGATGATGGCCAGGTTCTCGGCGCCTTCTGTGTGGTGCATGACGTAACGGCACAACGCCAGGCCCAGACTCGCCTGCAGGAAGAGTTGGCCTTCTCGCAGAGGGTGCTGGCCAGCCTCAATGATTGCATCAAACTCATGGACCTCGATGGACGGCTGAGCTACATGAACGAAGGTGGCCAGCGGTTGATGGAGGTCAGCGACTTCAATGCCATCCGCGGTTGCCCATGGCCGGATTTCTGGGAAGGTCAGGGCCAGGCAGATGTGCATCGGGCAATCAGCACCGCGCGCAATGGCCAGAGTTCCAGCTTCAGTGGATTGGCCCGCACCATGGGCGGCAGCGAGAAGTGGTGGCACGTACAAGTCAGCCCGGTGTTTGGCAGAGACGGCAAGCCAGAAAAAATCCTCAGCGTCTCACGTGACATGACGCCCTTGTATGAAGCTGAAGAAGCGCTGCGCACCCTTAATGAATCCCTTGAGCAGCAAGTGCAAGAGCGCACCCGTGAGCACGACAGGATCTGGCGCCTGTCTACCGACCTGATGCTGGTCGCGCGCTTTGACGGCACCATCCATGCGCTCAACCCTGCCTGGAATACGGCGCTGAACTGGAGTCCAGAGCAACTGCTGGGCAGCGACTTTATGACGCTTGTGCACCCTGAGGATCAGCCCGGCACCCGTGAGGCTATGGCTCAGCTCATGAGCGGGCAGAGCATTTCCGACTTCAAGAACCGCTACCGGCGCGCCGATGGCGCTTATCGCACCATTGCCTGGACAGCCGTACCCGACCAGCAATTCATCCATGCCGTGGGCCGGGATATCCAGAATCAGGAAGAAGCAGGCGAGGCCTTGCGCATCTCCGAGGAAGCCTTGCGCCAGGCTCAGAAGCTCGAAGCCATCGGCCAGTTGACCGGTGGCGTGGCCCATGACTTCAACAATCTGCTGACCATTATCAAGTCCTGTACCGACCTGTTGAAATCGTCGCAGCTTTCGCCAGCCAAGCGGGTCAAGTATGTCCAGGCCATTTCCAGTACCGTGGATCGCGCCGCCCGGCTGACCGGCCAGTTACTGGCTTTCGCCCGCCGTCAAGCGCTGCAGCCGGAAGTCTTCGACATCAACGAATGTGTGTCGCGCATTGGCGAAATGATGGACACCCTGACCGGTTCACGCATTCAGGTGTCTATCGAGCTGCCCGCCGAACCTTGTTATATCTATGCCGATCAGAGCCAGTTCGACACAGCGCTGGTCAACATGGTGGTCAATGCCCGCGACGCCATGGCCGGCGTGGGCCAACTGACGATTCAGGTCGAACGGCTGCATGCACGGACTGACTCGCCATTACCCGACCTGGCCGAAGGCGATTACGTGACCATCACGCTGACCGACACCGGTGCCGGGATTGCTGCAGATCAACTCAGCCTGATCTTCGAGCCCTTCTACACCACCAAGGCCGCCGGCCAAGGCACCGGTCTTGGCCTGTCACAGGTGTTCGGCTTCGCCAAGCAGTCTGGCGGCGAAGTGGTGGTCGACAGCGAGCTGGGCCATGGCAGTCGCTTCACGCTTTACCTGCCCAGTGCCCGCCAGGCCCCGCAGCCTCGCCCACGCCAACCGGCCACCGTCACGGCTGGCGAAAGTGGTTTGCAGGTGCTGATGGTCGAGGACAACCCGGAGATCGGCACCTACACTTCGGCCATGCTCGAACAGTCCGGCTTCAAAGTCTTATGGGTGCCTGGCGCCCGTGAAGCCTTGCAGGAGCTGAAGAATCGCCCGGAACATTTCCATGTGGTGTTTTCCGATATCGCCATGCCCGGCATGAGCGGCCTCGAACTCTGCGCACAGATCCATCGCCAATGGCCAGACCTGCCGGTAATCCTCACCACCGGTTACAGCACCGAGTTTGTCGACGTCAGCCATGAGCAGGCTGAGCGCTTTGACTTGTTGCCAAAGCCCTACCGGGTTGAAGAGCTCAGCGCACGACTGCATAGCTGCGTGCAGCGTCACCGTCGCTGA